In Gemmatimonadaceae bacterium, a single window of DNA contains:
- a CDS encoding protein kinase codes for MSSQLLEELREALQEHYAVESEVGRGGMATVFLAEDLKHGRRVAIKVLSPELSSSIDSDRFKREIQIAARLNHPHILPVFDSGDANGLLYYVMPFVEGESLRGRLKREMQLPIDDAIAISCEVADALSYAHSFGVVHRDIKPENILLHGGHAVVADYGIARVIQDAGGEKLTQTGMSVGTAAYMSPEQFSGENIDGRSDLYSLACVLYEMLVGEVPFTGPNAIAIMARHTMELPPSIQIVRGTVPDELEGAIMHALEKVPADRFATVAQFKDALLGQGATSTYARRTRAQTRQHEAQTARIKVVRRRRRTLAYGAAAMLLLAAGSLAARYYLWPPKPKTGHVLSGDVDLRRLAVLYVEDLSRDSSLHDVATGLTKSLIDRLGEVEGLQVISVEGVAPFAKTSIATDSIARALHVGTLVRASIEPAGNQLHVAVRLVDGSSGVDLDRSGFDVPKGAFLSARDSLVQRVSDLLRQRLGEEVRMRELRSGTTNVEAWALVQRVDNSRRQAEQLSEVGDSVGAARQYAISDSLAARAAELDAQWSEPLVQRATIAHIRARLTRDPVEIRAHADTGLRYVARALELDPRDASALEMRARLIYDPVSLGLVRNQQDIDAILDKSERDLRDAVTFAPRRATAWQALSVIEDAKKNVSEAMVAARKAYETDAYLRAAPTILWSMFQTSYNLEQFSDALHWCDEGHRRFPATPAFVRCRLYLSFTKAVTPDPDEAWHLVRELEQITPKPMWEYQKREAEILTSIVLYRANLSDSAHHVLERTAAGPDIDPRGELVALRALAHENFGETDQAITLIEQAFATHPEHRAGFGRMNAWWWRDLQKSPRFKTLIASGR; via the coding sequence GTGTCGTCGCAATTACTCGAAGAGCTTCGCGAAGCACTGCAGGAGCATTACGCCGTGGAGTCCGAGGTCGGGCGCGGCGGGATGGCTACGGTATTTCTGGCCGAAGATCTCAAGCACGGCCGGCGCGTCGCGATCAAGGTTCTGAGCCCGGAGCTGTCGTCGTCGATCGACAGCGATCGCTTCAAACGCGAAATCCAGATCGCCGCCCGGCTCAACCATCCGCACATTCTGCCGGTCTTCGATTCGGGCGACGCGAACGGACTGCTCTACTACGTAATGCCGTTCGTCGAGGGCGAGTCGCTCCGCGGACGGCTCAAGCGCGAGATGCAACTGCCGATCGACGACGCGATAGCGATCTCGTGCGAGGTCGCGGACGCGCTTTCGTATGCGCACTCGTTTGGCGTCGTCCATCGAGACATCAAGCCCGAGAACATCCTCCTGCACGGTGGGCACGCCGTCGTTGCCGACTATGGAATCGCGCGAGTGATCCAGGATGCCGGCGGGGAAAAGCTGACGCAGACCGGTATGTCGGTGGGCACCGCGGCGTACATGAGCCCCGAGCAGTTCAGCGGCGAGAACATCGACGGGCGGAGCGATCTGTATAGCCTCGCCTGCGTGTTGTACGAGATGTTGGTGGGCGAGGTGCCGTTCACGGGCCCTAACGCGATCGCGATCATGGCGCGGCACACGATGGAGCTGCCGCCGTCGATCCAGATCGTCCGTGGGACAGTGCCTGACGAGTTGGAGGGCGCGATCATGCACGCCCTCGAGAAGGTACCGGCGGACCGTTTCGCGACCGTTGCACAGTTCAAGGACGCGTTGCTGGGGCAGGGCGCGACGAGCACGTACGCGCGGCGGACGCGCGCACAGACGAGGCAGCACGAAGCGCAGACCGCAAGAATCAAAGTCGTGAGGCGACGCCGTCGCACGCTGGCGTACGGTGCGGCGGCGATGCTGCTACTGGCGGCTGGAAGCCTTGCCGCGAGGTACTATTTGTGGCCGCCGAAGCCGAAGACCGGCCACGTCCTTTCCGGCGACGTCGATCTCCGCCGCTTGGCCGTGTTATATGTGGAAGATCTGAGCCGCGACTCGTCGCTCCATGATGTCGCGACTGGATTGACCAAGTCCCTCATCGATCGCCTCGGGGAGGTAGAGGGGCTTCAGGTGATATCGGTTGAGGGCGTGGCACCGTTTGCCAAAACGTCCATTGCGACCGACAGCATTGCGCGTGCACTGCATGTGGGAACGCTCGTGCGGGCCAGCATCGAACCGGCTGGCAATCAATTGCACGTCGCCGTTAGGCTCGTCGATGGATCGAGTGGCGTTGATCTGGACCGTTCGGGATTCGACGTGCCCAAGGGAGCATTTCTGAGTGCGCGCGATTCGCTGGTGCAACGGGTGTCGGACCTGTTGCGCCAGCGGTTAGGCGAAGAAGTACGGATGCGCGAGTTGCGGAGCGGCACGACGAATGTCGAGGCGTGGGCGCTGGTGCAGCGCGTCGATAATAGTCGACGCCAAGCCGAACAATTGAGCGAGGTTGGTGACAGCGTCGGCGCCGCGCGACAGTACGCCATCTCCGATTCGCTTGCCGCACGAGCCGCGGAACTCGATGCACAGTGGTCGGAGCCGCTCGTCCAACGCGCCACGATCGCTCATATCAGAGCGCGTTTGACGAGGGATCCAGTTGAGATTCGTGCCCACGCCGATACCGGTCTGCGGTATGTGGCCCGGGCGCTGGAGCTCGATCCCCGCGATGCGAGCGCGCTCGAGATGCGCGCTCGGCTCATCTATGATCCCGTGTCTCTTGGACTGGTTCGAAACCAGCAAGATATCGACGCGATTCTCGACAAATCGGAACGCGACCTTCGTGACGCGGTGACGTTCGCGCCCCGGCGTGCCACTGCATGGCAGGCGCTCAGCGTCATCGAAGACGCAAAGAAGAATGTGTCGGAGGCAATGGTAGCTGCGCGCAAGGCGTACGAGACCGATGCCTACCTCCGCGCCGCGCCCACCATTCTCTGGTCGATGTTCCAGACGTCGTACAATCTCGAGCAGTTCTCCGACGCCCTTCACTGGTGCGATGAAGGGCACCGCCGGTTCCCCGCGACTCCGGCGTTCGTCCGCTGCCGGTTGTATTTGTCCTTCACTAAAGCAGTCACGCCGGATCCAGATGAGGCCTGGCACCTCGTTCGTGAGCTGGAGCAGATCACACCGAAGCCGATGTGGGAGTATCAGAAGCGTGAGGCGGAGATCCTCACGTCAATCGTTCTCTATCGCGCGAACTTGAGTGACAGCGCGCACCACGTTCTCGAGCGAACGGCAGCGGGTCCAGACATCGATCCGCGTGGAGAGCTGGTTGCGTTGCGGGCTCTCGCCCACGAAAACTTCGGCGAAACCGACCAGGCAATCACGCTCATCGAACAAGCTTTCGCGACACACCCAGAGCACCGCGCCGGCTTCGGCCGGATGAATGCTTGGTGGTGGCGCGATCTGCAGAAGAGTCCCCGCTTCAAGACGCTGATCGCATCCGGCCGCTGA
- a CDS encoding prolyl oligopeptidase family serine peptidase has translation MPNIRAWRAWTLIGATTLIGTAASAQSRRPMTFLDVQNMRQVATPDLSTDGRWLAYTISVPDWREARRQSDVYIVNTERGIASTRQLTYTKEKTETTPRWSHDGSYLVFASDRDATARENAPGGSVAPRAVAAPNLPAGGAFAAAGGGGSGNQLYVIRPDGGEARKITDARDGVSTFAFAKDGKWLVYRSGRAEEEQLYALSASAIASGDSLKPVQITHHPTGVGLWQLAPDSRRIYFVTSDTVDKDERARFDKRFDVRVRNPETPISSLWMVDLDSKQTTRLTHDTSYSVGNFTISDDGKWIGFHGMSPNRYERNILEQNDNADLYLLEVGTGKIERLTNNKDIGEGPVSFSPDGRLVAFSAPDDFQFMHLNKIYVRELSNRGGQFRKIGGSFDGDVTIGWWSKDGRTIYFNEGIKATDQLCSIDVASGEVKQLTHEKAALRAAEDGESGRITITYSDPKTPTTLFTVASVGGIADRSKWVQLTDANPWVRNSIDLGEEEEVTWKSRDGRMVGGVLVKPVGYQPGKRYPLIVAIHGGPAAADVLGFNGGYGSQVYAGAGYAVLMPNYRESTNYGQRFKIESQGDYFTKGFDDIMTGVDYLIGQGIVDSTQMGALGWSAGGHYSDWILTHTNRFKAISTGAGTFNWISMYGESDTQRLRQWYLGDKLWYDDMEHWWRQSPAAYIKNAKTPTFIHVVDGDPRVPRPQSEELHMALKRLGVPTEFWVYPGNSHGIPDPRNQYLKSVGEMAWMDYWVRHSGRKFQWRDVLKSVEDAPNGRPTVSMTP, from the coding sequence GTGCCTAACATTCGCGCCTGGCGCGCGTGGACACTGATCGGCGCAACGACGCTCATTGGGACCGCGGCCTCCGCCCAGTCCAGGCGTCCGATGACGTTTCTCGATGTCCAGAATATGCGGCAGGTCGCCACGCCGGACCTGAGCACCGACGGTCGATGGCTCGCTTACACCATCAGCGTCCCCGACTGGAGAGAAGCCCGTCGGCAGTCCGACGTCTACATCGTGAACACCGAGCGCGGCATCGCGAGCACGCGCCAGCTCACGTACACAAAAGAAAAGACGGAGACGACGCCGCGCTGGTCGCACGATGGGAGCTACCTCGTTTTCGCCTCCGACCGCGATGCGACGGCGCGCGAGAATGCGCCCGGCGGATCGGTCGCGCCGCGCGCGGTCGCCGCGCCGAACCTGCCCGCGGGTGGCGCGTTCGCTGCCGCGGGCGGCGGTGGATCAGGCAACCAACTCTACGTCATTCGGCCGGATGGCGGCGAAGCGCGCAAGATCACCGACGCGCGCGACGGCGTCTCGACGTTCGCATTCGCTAAAGACGGCAAATGGCTCGTCTATCGCTCGGGCCGCGCGGAGGAGGAGCAGCTGTACGCGTTGTCCGCTTCGGCGATCGCGAGCGGCGACTCGCTCAAGCCGGTGCAGATCACGCATCACCCGACGGGCGTTGGCCTCTGGCAACTCGCCCCCGATTCTCGGCGCATCTACTTCGTTACTTCCGATACGGTCGACAAGGACGAACGCGCGCGCTTCGACAAACGCTTCGATGTTCGCGTCCGCAATCCGGAGACGCCGATCTCGAGCCTCTGGATGGTCGATCTCGACAGTAAGCAGACGACGCGTCTGACGCACGACACGTCGTATAGCGTCGGCAATTTCACGATTTCGGACGATGGCAAGTGGATCGGCTTTCATGGCATGTCGCCCAATCGCTATGAGCGCAACATCCTCGAGCAGAACGACAACGCCGACCTGTATCTGCTCGAAGTCGGGACGGGCAAGATCGAACGCCTAACGAACAACAAGGACATCGGCGAGGGGCCGGTGAGCTTCTCGCCTGATGGACGTTTGGTTGCCTTTAGCGCGCCCGACGACTTCCAGTTCATGCATCTCAACAAGATCTATGTTCGTGAGCTCTCGAATCGCGGCGGTCAGTTCAGGAAGATCGGCGGAAGCTTCGATGGGGACGTGACTATTGGCTGGTGGTCCAAGGACGGCAGGACCATCTACTTCAACGAAGGGATCAAGGCGACGGATCAGCTGTGCTCCATCGACGTCGCGTCCGGCGAGGTGAAGCAGCTCACGCACGAAAAGGCGGCGCTACGCGCCGCGGAAGATGGGGAGAGCGGCCGCATAACGATCACCTACTCCGACCCGAAGACGCCGACGACGCTCTTCACGGTCGCGTCGGTTGGGGGCATCGCCGATCGTTCGAAGTGGGTGCAATTGACGGATGCCAATCCGTGGGTCCGCAACTCGATCGATCTCGGCGAGGAAGAGGAGGTAACCTGGAAGTCACGAGACGGCCGCATGGTCGGCGGCGTGCTGGTCAAGCCAGTCGGTTATCAACCGGGGAAGCGCTATCCGCTCATCGTCGCCATTCACGGAGGCCCTGCCGCGGCAGACGTACTGGGCTTCAATGGAGGCTACGGCTCGCAGGTGTACGCGGGCGCGGGCTACGCCGTGCTCATGCCCAACTACCGTGAGTCGACGAACTACGGTCAGCGTTTCAAAATCGAGAGTCAGGGCGATTACTTCACGAAGGGATTCGACGACATCATGACCGGCGTCGACTACCTCATCGGGCAGGGGATCGTCGACAGCACGCAGATGGGCGCGTTAGGCTGGAGCGCCGGCGGACACTACTCGGACTGGATTCTCACGCACACGAACCGGTTCAAGGCGATCAGCACCGGCGCGGGCACCTTCAACTGGATCTCGATGTACGGCGAGAGCGACACGCAACGTCTGCGTCAGTGGTACCTCGGCGACAAGCTCTGGTACGACGACATGGAGCACTGGTGGCGCCAATCGCCGGCGGCGTATATCAAGAACGCGAAGACGCCGACGTTCATTCACGTCGTCGACGGCGATCCGCGCGTGCCGCGCCCGCAGAGCGAGGAGCTCCACATGGCGCTCAAGCGGTTAGGCGTGCCGACCGAGTTCTGGGTGTATCCGGGAAATTCCCATGGGATACCCGATCCGCGGAATCAGTATCTCAAGTCGGTTGGCGAGATGGCGTGGATGGATTATTGGGTGCGTCACAGCGGTCGCAAGTTCCAGTGGCGCGACGTGCTGAAGTCCGTGGAGGATGCGCCTAACGGGAGACCGACGGTGTCGATGACCCCGTAA
- a CDS encoding RNA polymerase sigma factor — translation MNALSASQLPDPEPARPAVDSALVDRAKLGDIQAFEAIVARFYARCMRFAQGMLRDSADADDVVQETFVRLYRALPRYEERQRFDSWLFRILGNCCRTANLLQQRRESFDRLDEGALLDVPSTDRPDASFDHEWGAEVRRALAEVPEYNREIFLLHYVEGFSYQEIERITGVRQSALKMRVKRASDYLRTRLAGVHRD, via the coding sequence ATGAACGCTCTGTCCGCTTCCCAATTGCCCGATCCCGAACCGGCACGGCCAGCCGTCGACTCTGCCCTCGTCGATCGGGCAAAGCTCGGCGACATCCAGGCCTTCGAGGCGATCGTCGCGCGTTTCTACGCGCGCTGCATGCGCTTCGCGCAGGGGATGCTCCGCGATTCCGCGGATGCGGACGACGTCGTGCAGGAAACCTTTGTCCGACTCTATCGAGCCCTGCCCCGCTACGAGGAACGACAGCGTTTCGACTCCTGGCTTTTCCGTATCCTTGGCAACTGCTGCCGAACCGCGAACCTGCTGCAGCAGCGGCGTGAATCCTTCGACCGGCTGGACGAAGGCGCGTTGCTCGACGTCCCGTCGACCGACCGTCCCGATGCGTCGTTCGATCATGAATGGGGTGCCGAGGTCCGTCGCGCGCTGGCCGAAGTGCCGGAGTACAATCGCGAGATCTTTTTGCTGCATTACGTGGAAGGCTTCTCCTATCAGGAAATCGAGCGCATCACTGGCGTCAGGCAATCGGCGCTCAAGATGCGTGTGAAGCGCGCGAGCGATTATCTACGCACGCGTCTCGCAGGGGTGCACCGTGACTGA
- a CDS encoding glycogen-binding domain-containing protein translates to MTDRGEPGPIVDRALETLRELPAVDDDAVARVVAAAARTRAQDIAPNEDDLLRPPRLGRRYWPVVVTAAAVVVMLGGAIAVSLVRSRSGREDVPIVAAPIVPASNPALGADAVPVPTQFVYDGRARHVVLVGDFNNWDAHATTLEREPGSTLWSVTVPIQRGRHVYAFLVDSVWTVDKHAPVASDPDFGVIGSVILVGRP, encoded by the coding sequence GTGACTGACCGCGGCGAGCCAGGCCCGATTGTCGATCGTGCGCTCGAGACGCTGCGCGAACTCCCCGCGGTCGACGACGACGCCGTCGCGCGCGTCGTGGCAGCGGCGGCGCGAACACGTGCGCAGGATATCGCGCCTAACGAAGACGATCTCCTCCGGCCGCCTCGGCTCGGGCGCCGCTACTGGCCAGTTGTTGTGACGGCGGCGGCGGTCGTTGTCATGCTCGGCGGCGCGATCGCGGTGAGCCTCGTGCGATCACGATCCGGCCGCGAGGACGTACCGATCGTTGCCGCTCCCATTGTGCCCGCGAGCAATCCGGCGCTCGGCGCGGATGCGGTTCCGGTGCCGACGCAGTTCGTCTACGACGGGCGCGCACGTCACGTCGTGCTCGTCGGCGATTTCAATAACTGGGACGCGCATGCGACGACGCTCGAGCGAGAACCTGGGAGCACGCTCTGGTCGGTGACCGTGCCGATCCAGCGCGGCCGGCATGTATATGCGTTTCTCGTCGATTCCGTGTGGACTGTCGACAAGCATGCGCCAGTCGCCAGCGATCCCGACTTCGGCGTCATCGGATCGGTGATTCTCGTCGGCCGGCCATGA
- a CDS encoding glycogen-binding domain-containing protein, whose translation MHRLALTGFLLVAMAVRGRCQAAGVADGFLDLGGALLSQSNLSNGVLTASGQLRYLTPQFALTMNGIAARTPNDLYSGQGVLSASRYAAPSQRLRWELGGMASAFGLSNAAPSLGWQLLAREHFTGSLGGVFLGAAGGAVTQSNVSRRVLNAHTGGYVFLDPLGHDELSIALAFTDAGMRADTGLLDRYGDAIGYWTHRNGPVELLLGGGLRAVSIRQSQYQSWGSASIVLWFARGAALVFAGGQALEDASRGVPTTRYLSVAMRFGTSSARPGLVTSPVRDRPDMDGGRIDVNVRGDSVRIVTVRLRSAKMVELMADFTDWEPVNMSQVPNGDWTIERIIARGTHRVAIRVDGGAWGVPPNLPRVSDEFGGDVGLLVVP comes from the coding sequence GTGCATCGGCTTGCGCTCACCGGCTTTCTCCTCGTCGCTATGGCGGTCCGCGGACGCTGTCAGGCGGCGGGTGTCGCCGATGGCTTTCTGGACCTTGGCGGAGCGCTTCTCAGCCAGTCGAACCTCTCGAACGGCGTCCTGACTGCCTCCGGACAGCTCCGCTATTTGACGCCGCAGTTTGCCTTGACGATGAACGGCATCGCGGCCCGCACGCCCAACGATCTCTACAGCGGGCAGGGCGTCCTTTCTGCGTCACGGTATGCCGCGCCATCGCAACGGCTGCGCTGGGAGCTTGGCGGAATGGCGAGTGCCTTTGGTCTCAGCAATGCCGCGCCGTCGCTGGGCTGGCAGCTGCTGGCACGTGAGCACTTCACTGGCTCGTTAGGCGGTGTCTTTCTCGGCGCAGCTGGTGGCGCGGTCACCCAGAGCAATGTCAGCAGGCGAGTGCTGAATGCACACACCGGTGGTTACGTCTTCCTCGACCCGTTGGGGCACGACGAGCTGTCCATCGCGCTCGCGTTCACAGATGCCGGCATGCGTGCCGACACTGGTCTGCTCGATCGATACGGTGACGCGATTGGGTACTGGACGCACCGAAACGGGCCCGTGGAGCTCCTCCTCGGCGGTGGCCTCCGCGCCGTCTCGATCAGGCAATCGCAGTACCAGAGTTGGGGTTCGGCCAGCATCGTCCTCTGGTTCGCGAGGGGCGCGGCCCTTGTCTTCGCTGGCGGCCAAGCGCTGGAGGATGCTTCTCGAGGCGTGCCGACCACCCGCTATCTATCGGTGGCAATGCGTTTCGGGACCTCGAGCGCCCGGCCAGGGCTTGTGACGAGCCCTGTACGTGACCGTCCGGACATGGATGGCGGCCGCATCGACGTCAACGTTAGGGGTGACTCGGTGCGTATCGTTACGGTGCGTCTTCGGTCGGCCAAGATGGTCGAACTGATGGCTGACTTCACCGACTGGGAGCCCGTCAACATGTCACAAGTGCCTAACGGTGACTGGACCATCGAGCGGATCATCGCACGGGGGACGCATCGCGTCGCGATTCGCGTCGATGGCGGCGCGTGGGGCGTTCCGCCGAATTTGCCTCGTGTCTCGGATGAATTTGGCGGCGACGTTGGCCTGCTCGTCGTGCCGTAG
- a CDS encoding ImcF-related family protein, with translation MTRRIKIWIIAAAVLLVYVVAAIVAVRLLHPTGGGAWLLRGGLPLLGLISAALILWFFRDQTPAGPATPEAKLAGEVEQVFNTARAQLVAAKPGGNKDARFAKLPVVLILGPQGSTKTTVVVRSGLEPEVLGGETMRGDTVAPTKTANVWFAHGTVFAEAGGSVLAAPENWKKFVRALRPRSLVAALTGKPQAPRLAVVCYGCDELLKAGNGEAAAAAARTLRERLGEASSELGVQLPTYVLFTKADAIPNFEAFVRNFSADEAREPLGASLPPDTETGGTYAERITPRLERAMQDIYRSLARRRLPVLSREHAAEWKPGAYEFPREVRKVAPLIVEFLREIGKPSALKGSPVLRGFYFTGVQAVFVSDTTPEYTPALQQAREIVGARSATGVFSVQQLAATAGAAAAPSTPRTRKVPRWDFLPRLFREVILADDAAIRLTQGGERVGFLRRATLAGGAALALLLSMAFAISYSGNRQLERQVGDAARGIAAISPNNVDFPPLDAMRKLDTLRAQIDTLSEYEHHGAPLSLRWGLYSGSSIFSEVRDAYFAAFNRLMFANARANLLQSLRSLPDSARTGEDYGTSYSLLKGYLITTTYPEKSTVDFLSPVLMTQWLNGHTLDSARVQIAQRQFDTYARELPFHNPLPQKADNLAVTRGRAILRQGSGSERIYQFMLAEANKASQSVQFNRRYPGSAQYLVSSYEVPGAFTKAGYTFMQGAFKGVDRYLQGESWVVGEGAPQPNETKLVADLRAQYTSDYIENWRRFLRSSSIAHYASVRDASQKLTALSGNQSPLLTLFSIASRNTNVAPDIATVFQPVQAVTPAADTTKLIGPGNQAYMSALVAFQTALDQASGPAQVQTAASAGGNAKSAVRTIAASFTIDQQGQIQSTVQKLMEDPINNADPLLAHFGADQVNARARNFCAGTRLTLNKFPFNPASTIQASISEVTSMLRPGSGSLWTMYSEVLQSSLQKQGNSYQQVPSDVKLLPGFVDMFNRLAAFSDLLFAGGTPDPKLEFRVAPIFTPGTNGVQVMLEGTLVETRGGNTLTQTIDWPATNHDGRVSVLLGQLPYNVVGPFSSPWTVFQVFYAADSWQQIGQVSRAEWILRSGTQGVSLPNGATLKVSVDVTPTNAANVLHRSYFSGISCGEAAR, from the coding sequence ATGACGCGACGTATCAAGATCTGGATCATTGCCGCCGCGGTGCTGCTGGTGTACGTCGTCGCGGCGATCGTGGCGGTGCGACTACTGCATCCGACGGGTGGCGGCGCCTGGCTGCTGCGTGGTGGTCTGCCGCTGCTCGGACTCATCTCCGCGGCTCTCATCCTCTGGTTCTTCCGCGATCAGACGCCGGCTGGTCCGGCGACGCCGGAAGCGAAGCTGGCGGGTGAAGTTGAGCAAGTATTCAACACGGCCCGTGCTCAGCTCGTCGCGGCGAAGCCTGGCGGCAACAAGGACGCGCGCTTCGCCAAGCTGCCTGTCGTGCTCATCCTCGGGCCGCAGGGGAGCACGAAGACGACCGTTGTCGTCCGCTCCGGCCTGGAGCCCGAGGTCCTCGGCGGCGAGACGATGCGCGGTGACACCGTTGCGCCGACAAAGACCGCGAACGTGTGGTTCGCGCATGGAACGGTGTTCGCTGAAGCCGGTGGATCAGTGCTGGCCGCACCGGAGAACTGGAAGAAATTCGTGCGTGCGCTACGCCCGCGCAGCCTGGTCGCAGCACTCACGGGCAAGCCGCAGGCGCCGCGACTCGCCGTCGTCTGTTACGGTTGCGACGAGCTGCTCAAGGCCGGAAACGGCGAAGCGGCCGCCGCCGCCGCGCGGACGCTGCGCGAGCGCCTCGGCGAGGCATCGAGTGAGCTCGGCGTCCAGCTTCCGACCTACGTGCTCTTCACGAAAGCGGACGCGATTCCGAACTTCGAGGCATTCGTCCGCAACTTCTCGGCGGACGAGGCTCGCGAGCCGTTAGGCGCGTCGCTCCCTCCGGACACCGAAACCGGCGGAACCTACGCCGAGCGCATAACGCCTCGCCTGGAGCGGGCGATGCAGGACATTTATCGCTCGCTGGCTCGCCGGAGGCTGCCGGTGCTGTCGCGCGAGCACGCCGCTGAGTGGAAGCCAGGCGCGTACGAGTTCCCGCGTGAAGTGCGGAAGGTCGCGCCGCTCATCGTCGAGTTCCTTCGCGAGATCGGAAAGCCGAGTGCGCTGAAAGGAAGCCCGGTGTTGCGGGGCTTCTATTTCACTGGCGTCCAGGCGGTGTTCGTGAGCGACACCACGCCGGAGTACACTCCGGCACTGCAGCAAGCGCGCGAGATCGTCGGCGCGCGCTCGGCGACCGGCGTCTTCTCGGTGCAGCAGCTTGCGGCGACGGCAGGCGCTGCCGCGGCGCCGAGCACGCCACGGACGCGCAAAGTGCCGCGCTGGGACTTCCTGCCGCGGCTGTTCCGTGAGGTCATTCTCGCCGACGATGCCGCAATACGCCTAACGCAAGGCGGTGAGCGCGTTGGATTCCTGCGGCGCGCCACGCTCGCCGGCGGCGCCGCATTGGCGCTATTGCTCTCGATGGCGTTTGCGATTTCGTACAGCGGCAACCGCCAGCTCGAGCGGCAGGTGGGGGACGCCGCGCGCGGGATTGCTGCGATCTCGCCGAACAACGTCGATTTCCCTCCTCTCGACGCGATGCGAAAGCTCGACACGCTGCGTGCGCAGATCGACACGCTCAGCGAGTACGAGCATCATGGTGCTCCGCTGTCGCTCCGTTGGGGACTCTACAGCGGATCGTCGATTTTTTCCGAGGTGCGCGACGCGTACTTCGCCGCCTTCAATCGGCTGATGTTCGCGAACGCCCGCGCGAATCTCCTGCAGTCGCTTCGCAGCTTGCCAGACTCGGCACGGACCGGCGAGGATTATGGGACGAGTTACAGTTTGCTCAAGGGCTACCTCATCACGACGACATATCCGGAAAAGAGCACGGTCGATTTCCTGTCGCCGGTATTGATGACGCAGTGGTTGAATGGCCACACGCTCGATTCCGCGCGAGTGCAGATCGCGCAACGGCAGTTCGACACCTACGCCCGCGAGCTCCCGTTCCACAATCCGCTGCCGCAAAAGGCGGACAACCTCGCGGTCACGCGCGGGCGTGCCATCCTGCGGCAGGGCTCGGGCTCGGAGCGCATCTATCAGTTCATGCTCGCTGAGGCAAACAAGGCGAGCCAGTCAGTGCAGTTCAATCGGCGCTATCCCGGCTCGGCGCAGTATTTAGTAAGCTCATACGAAGTGCCGGGAGCGTTCACGAAGGCTGGTTATACGTTCATGCAGGGCGCGTTCAAAGGCGTCGATCGCTACTTGCAGGGCGAGAGCTGGGTCGTCGGCGAAGGCGCGCCGCAGCCAAACGAGACAAAGCTCGTCGCGGATCTGCGCGCGCAGTACACGAGCGACTACATCGAGAACTGGCGGCGCTTCCTGCGCTCGTCGTCGATCGCGCATTATGCCAGCGTGCGCGACGCGTCGCAGAAGCTGACGGCGCTGAGTGGCAATCAGTCGCCCTTGCTGACGCTTTTTTCGATTGCATCTCGCAACACGAACGTCGCGCCCGACATCGCCACGGTATTCCAGCCGGTGCAGGCGGTAACTCCGGCAGCCGATACGACGAAGCTGATCGGTCCGGGGAATCAGGCGTACATGAGCGCGCTCGTCGCGTTCCAGACAGCGCTCGACCAGGCGAGCGGTCCGGCGCAAGTCCAGACCGCCGCGTCGGCAGGCGGTAACGCGAAGTCGGCGGTGCGCACGATCGCGGCGTCGTTCACGATCGATCAACAAGGCCAGATCCAGAGCACCGTTCAGAAGCTGATGGAAGACCCGATCAACAACGCCGATCCGTTGCTCGCGCACTTCGGCGCCGATCAGGTCAACGCGCGCGCGCGCAACTTCTGCGCAGGCACACGCCTAACGCTGAACAAGTTCCCCTTCAATCCGGCGAGCACGATTCAGGCGTCGATCTCTGAAGTAACTTCGATGCTCCGGCCGGGATCTGGGTCCCTCTGGACGATGTACTCGGAAGTACTCCAGAGCTCTCTGCAGAAGCAGGGAAATTCGTATCAACAAGTACCGAGCGACGTGAAGCTCCTGCCCGGATTCGTCGACATGTTCAACCGGCTGGCGGCGTTTTCGGATCTGCTCTTCGCCGGAGGCACGCCGGATCCCAAACTGGAGTTCCGAGTCGCGCCCATCTTTACCCCGGGCACGAATGGCGTGCAGGTGATGCTGGAGGGGACACTGGTCGAGACGCGAGGCGGCAACACGCTGACCCAGACCATCGACTGGCCCGCGACGAACCACGACGGGCGTGTCTCGGTGCTGCTCGGACAGCTTCCGTACAACGTTGTCGGGCCGTTCAGCAGTCCCTGGACGGTGTTCCAGGTCTTCTACGCCGCCGATTCATGGCAGCAGATCGGGCAAGTCAGTCGTGCCGAATGGATTCTGCGCTCCGGAACGCAGGGCGTCTCGCTCCCCAATGGCGCTACGCTCAAGGTGTCGGTAGACGTGACCCCGACAAACGCAGCGAACGTATTGCACAGGAGCTACTTCTCGGGCATCTCGTGTGGCGAGGCTGCCCGATAG